A single uncultured Acetobacterium sp. DNA region contains:
- a CDS encoding GTP pyrophosphokinase, with translation MLNKAIEIAAIAHTGQVDKAGAPYILHPLRVMLSRDNDLERICAVLHDVVEDSEFTFEDLRKQRFSEEVIDVLDCLTKRDGECYDAFIGRVIKNETACRVKLADISDNMDLTRIEKPTEKDQERIKKYEKAVEIILATLSSEIGRKL, from the coding sequence ATGTTAAATAAAGCAATCGAAATTGCTGCAATTGCTCATACTGGGCAAGTTGATAAAGCGGGAGCCCCCTATATATTGCATCCACTTCGAGTGATGCTTTCAAGAGATAATGATCTTGAACGAATATGTGCTGTACTGCATGATGTTGTAGAGGATTCGGAGTTTACCTTTGAAGATTTACGTAAACAGAGGTTTTCAGAAGAAGTCATTGATGTATTGGATTGCCTGACTAAGCGCGATGGCGAATGCTACGATGCATTTATTGGCAGAGTAATAAAAAATGAAACTGCATGTCGGGTGAAGCTGGCAGATATATCTGACAATATGGATTTAACACGTATTGAAAAGCCAACAGAGAAAGACCAGGAACGGATTAAAAAATATGAAAAAGCGGTTGAAATTATTCTAGCAACGTTATCATCAGAAATTGGGCGGAAGCTTTAA
- a CDS encoding transposase: protein MARQARFKSTTGIYHVILKGLDGRNIFLDDSDRSVFMEKLNKARETGGFQLYAYCLMDNHVHLLIKEGEELGTSIKRITVGYVQLHNNKYGRTGHLFQNRFSSEAVEEEHYLMKVIRYIHRNPLKAGMIARLEEYPWSSYDKVIQGYQGNSTALDSEILKDYFPTVVDFVRFSEEENQDECLEINQKTKLSDAQLTDILRQNSEYRNLGELSVEKRNQLIRQIQQETNSSIRQLSRVLGMGKMIVEQALKR, encoded by the coding sequence ATGGCAAGACAGGCACGGTTTAAAAGCACAACCGGCATTTATCATGTAATACTGAAAGGTCTGGATGGACGAAATATTTTTTTGGATGACTCGGATCGATCAGTTTTTATGGAAAAGCTCAATAAAGCCAGAGAAACGGGTGGGTTTCAGTTATATGCCTATTGTCTGATGGATAACCATGTTCATCTGCTGATTAAAGAAGGCGAAGAATTAGGCACCAGCATCAAACGGATTACCGTTGGTTATGTTCAATTGCACAACAATAAATACGGAAGAACCGGCCATCTTTTTCAGAATCGTTTTAGCAGTGAAGCAGTCGAAGAGGAACATTATCTAATGAAGGTAATTCGGTACATTCACCGCAATCCCTTAAAAGCCGGAATGATTGCCCGATTGGAAGAATATCCATGGAGTAGTTATGATAAAGTTATCCAGGGCTATCAGGGAAATTCGACTGCACTTGATAGTGAGATCCTCAAAGACTATTTTCCGACGGTGGTAGATTTTGTTCGTTTTTCGGAGGAAGAAAATCAGGATGAATGCCTGGAAATCAATCAAAAAACTAAATTGAGTGATGCACAGCTTACTGATATACTGAGACAGAACAGCGAATACCGGAATCTGGGGGAACTGTCTGTTGAAAAACGGAATCAGCTGATCCGACAGATTCAGCAGGAAACGAACAGCAGTATCCGTCAATTGAGTCGGGTATTGGGAATGGGTAAGATGATAGTGGAACAGGCATTGAAGCGGTGA
- a CDS encoding winged helix-turn-helix transcriptional regulator translates to MLTKQLRELEKDGFIHREVYREVPPKVEYSLTPVGEDFIPIIEQMYEWGEKNRTIMNVETRTS, encoded by the coding sequence ATGCTCACGAAGCAGCTCCGAGAACTGGAAAAGGATGGTTTTATTCACCGGGAAGTTTATCGAGAGGTACCTCCAAAGGTAGAGTACTCACTGACACCTGTCGGTGAGGATTTCATCCCGATCATTGAACAAATGTACGAATGGGGCGAAAAAAACAGAACTATTATGAACGTGGAAACAAGAACCTCTTAA